The following proteins come from a genomic window of Rutidosis leptorrhynchoides isolate AG116_Rl617_1_P2 chromosome 10, CSIRO_AGI_Rlap_v1, whole genome shotgun sequence:
- the LOC139870109 gene encoding putative F-box protein At1g53370 encodes MSDYYLPLEIQIEIIKKLPVKPLIQFRSVSKSWKSLIDSSEFIANYHFNNDQLQHHRVLVRYSSSINPTKTKYVSIVDDGSFPRDKIRLIVPSNIRRLLGKNPSILGSSQGVLACASISVIFLTVPMRFGFGVSPRTSVPKLVKITFISRSPSIKNRTPQVEIFSLSLGSWRRSLSTNVPRKSIDLDRNHVCVDKCIYLYAFDRTVTGETYQNKNLILSFDMTTEEFSEIDLCDGLKEEYAGDAYGCYGYLSISKLGTSLVVLQPKDGYYEEHSVWRMEHGVPNSFTKLFVIKSPIESLRIHRVHDFRKPGEPIIKTKKLVVFEPESGEISDIGNSCCDYSSIAKSYIVTLVLLDS; translated from the exons ATGTCTGACTACTACCTACCTCTCGAAATTCAAATCGAAATCATCAAAAAGCTTCCTGTCAAACCATTGATTCAATTTAGatcagtttcaaaatcatggaagtCATTAATCGATAGCTCGGAGTTCATCGCTAATTATCACTTCAACAACGATCAGCTGCAGCATCATCGTGTTCTTGTAAGGTACAGTTCATCCATAAATCCAACCAAAACAAAATATGTTTCGATTGTGGATGATGGTAGTTTTCCCAGAGATAAGATTCGCTTAATTGTTCCATCGAATATTAGACGACTACTCGGTAAGAATCCAAGTATATTGGGTAGCTCTCAAGGTGTGCTTGCTTGTGCGTCGATTTCGGTGATTTTCCTTACTG TTCCGATGCGTTTTGGTTTTGGGGTCAGTCCTCGTACTAGTGTCCCTAAACTTGTCAAAATTACTTTTATTTCACGATCGCCATCTATTAAAAATCGCACCCCGCAAGTTGAGATTTTTAGTTTAAGTTTGGGGTCTTGGAGGAGGAGTTTATCTACGAATGTGCCTCGTAAATCCATTGATTTGGACCGGAACCATGTATGTGTAGATAAGTGTATCTATTTGTATGCCTTCGATAGGACTGTTACCGGTGAAACTTACCAAAATAAGAACTTAATACTCTCATTTGATATGACAACTGAAGAATTTTCAGAAATAGACCTTTGTGACGGTTTGAAAGAAGAATATGCGGGTGATGCATACGGTTGCTACGGCTACTTGAGTATATCTAAGTTAGGGACATCACTTGTTGTGCTTCAACCCaaagatggatattatgaagaacATTCAGTATGGAGGATGGAGCATGGGGTTCCAAACTCATTTACAAAGTTATTCGTTATCAAGTCACCAATTGAATCTTTACGAATACATAGAGTACATGACTTTAGGAAACCCGGTGAACCTATTATTAAAACTAAGAAGCTAGTTGTTTTTGAACCCGAGTCAGGAGAAATCAGTGATATTGGGAATTCTTGTTGTGATTATTCTTCCATAGCGAAATCATACATTGTAACACTAGTTTTGCTTGATTCATGA
- the LOC139870110 gene encoding uncharacterized protein has product MESFMEEMKKTLEIQNKSIAALGKQIGQVTEEKATRESDTISSYTLLNPNHESQGRGHEVNMVGTLRNGKVYDNKLKMPRRSEFEYGPVEKFEETDMRTNTIPFPKALESPNQSSYSKKGPKTDDMWETFKQFLKDLCVQKRKLNASLPKKVKLTEKVSAVISGSLPPKFQDLGTPLISVTVGNVNVKKVLLDLGASINILPSSFVDRYKLGTLKQTNILIQLADQSMRTPRGMLENVIVKVEDFYNPVDFIVMDIETNFRETQPMIILGRLFFATIDALVNCRTGVMDISFGLKVCTGCERERGVKETAMAVSTFVKVDEKVSKCEEDEQLDTPKTIEYVSSDN; this is encoded by the exons atggagtcattcatggaagagATGAAGAAGACTTTGGAAATTCAAAATAAGTCAATTGCGGCATTGGGTAAGCAAATTGGTCAAGTGACGGAGGAAAAGGCAACACGAGAATCAGATACAATTTCGAGTTATACATTGCTTAACCCGAATCATGAATCACAAGGAAGAGGACATGAAGTGAACATGGTGGGCACTTTAAGAAATGGAAAGGTATATGATAACAAGTTAAAAATGCCCAGGAGATCAGAATTCGAGTATGGTCCGG TTGAAAAGTTTGAGGAAACGGATATGAGGACTAATACTATTCCATTTCCCAAGGCTTTGGAGTCCCCGAACCAATCTTCTTATAGTAAAAAGGGACCAAAAACAGATGATATGTGGGAAACGTTTAAACAA tttttaaaagatttgTGTGTTCAAAAACGGAAACTCAATGCATCATTGCCCAAAAAGgtaaaattaactgaaaaagtgagTGCAGTCATTTCTGGTTCACTTCCACCGAAGTTTCAGGACCTGGGGACACCATTAATTTCGGTTACGGTAGGTAATGTTAATGTCAAAAAGGTTTTAttggatttgggggctagtattaaCATACTTCCATCAAGTTTTGTTGACCGGTACAAGTTGGGAACTTTAAAACAAACTAATATTCTCATCCAACTTGCGGATCAGTCAATGAGAACTCCGAGGGGTATGTTGGAAAATGTGATTGTGAAAGTGGAAGACTTTTATAACCCGGTAGATTTTATTGTTATGGACATTGAGACCAACTTTAGGGAGACCCAACCAATGATCATTCTTGGTCGTCTATTTTTTGCCACAATTGATGCTCTCGTCAATTGTAGAACTGGGGTTATGGACATTTCTTTTG GTTTAAAAGTATGCACCGGATGTGAAAGAGAAAGAGGAG tgaaaGAAACCGCGATGGCAGTATCCACATTTGTTAAGGTagatgaaaaagtttctaaatgcGAAGAGGATGAACAATTGGATACTCCGAAGACGATTGAGTATGTATCTAGTGATAACTAA
- the LOC139870111 gene encoding F-box/kelch-repeat protein At3g06240-like, producing MNDCKSINTPVDCNLKLSKDDEGHLVDPKQYKSLVRSLRSVSKSWKSLIDSSEFIANYHFNNDQLQQHRVLVRYADPKVEKYVSIVDDDSFPRHKFPLIVPSNIRRLLGYDPSILGSSQGVICFCVDFGDSTYWYYSGNEAKTFVLWNPTIQKSVPVVVPGLDDRNYRDFKNVYGFGVCPRTSVAKLVKVSYISDLIDIDTHTPQVEISSLSLGSWRRSSSMNVPRKCIQLRQNHVCVDKCIYRYAFDRTVIGKTYHSKNLILSFDMTTEEFTEVQLCDGLKEEYSGDAYGCCGYLRLSKLGTSLVVLEPKDGLYKEISVWRMEHGVPNSFTKLFIIKSLIESLQINEVHGFRKTGEPIIDTGMTTTDKNYIGDIVVYEPKSGEISDIGITSAGCLYLAQSYIETLVLHDH from the exons CACctgtggattgcaatctcaaattatcaaaagatgatgaaggacaCTTGGTTGACCCAaaacaatacaagagtttggttagAAGTCTAAG gtcagtttcaaaatcatggaagtCATTAATCGATAGCTCGGAGTTCATCGCTAATTATCACTTCAACAACGATCAGCTGCAGCAGCATCGTGTTCTTGTAAGGTACGCTGATCCAAAAGTAGAGAAATATGTTTCGATTGTGGATGATGATAGTTTTCCCCGACATAAGTTTCCGTTGATTGTTCCATCGAATATTAGACGGCTACTCGGTTACGATCCTAGTATATTGGGTAGCTCTCAAGGTGTGATCTGCTTTTGTGTCGATTTCGGTGATTCTACTTACTGGTATTATTCAGGTAATGAAGCAAAAACATTCGTTCTATGGAATCCTACGATTCAAAAATCTGTTCCTGTCGTTGTCCCTGGTCTGGATGATAGAAACTATAGGGACTTCAAAAACGTTTATGGTTTTGGGGTATGTCCTCGTACTAGTGTCGCTAAACTTGTCAAAGTGTCTTATATttcagatttgatagatattgataCTCACACCCCGCAAGTTGAGATTTCTAGTCTAAGTTTGGGGTCTTGGAGGAGGAGTTCGTCTATGAATGTGCCCCGTAAATGCATTCAATTGAGACAGAATCATGTATGTGTAGATAAGTGTATTTATCGGTATGCCTTTGATAGGACTGTTATCGGTAAAACCTACCATAGTAAGAACTTGATACTGTCATTTGATATGACAACTGAAGAATTTACAGAAGTACAACTTTGTGACGGGTTAAAAGAAGAATATTCGGGTGATGCATACGGTTGCTGTGGCTATTTGAGATTATCTAAGTTAGGGACATCTCTTGTTGTGCTTGAACCCAAAGATGGATTGTATAAAGAAATTTCTGTATGGAGGATGGAGCATGGGGTTCCAAACTCGTTTACAAAGCTATTCATTATTAAGTCATTAATTGAATCATTACAGATAAATGAGGTACATGGCTTTAGGAAAACTGGTGAACCTATTATTGATACTGGAATGACCACTACTGATAAAAATTATATAGGAGATATAGTTGTTTATGAACCCAAGTCGGGAGAAATCAGTGATATTGGGATTACTAGTGCTGGGTGTTTATACTTGGCTCAATCATACATCGAAACACTAGTTTTGCATGATCACTGA